One genomic segment of Amycolatopsis sp. Hca4 includes these proteins:
- a CDS encoding succinate dehydrogenase cytochrome b subunit, with translation MVNTLAPHRRSAVRRFWASTIGKKAVMAVTGLLLLAFVFAHMVGNLKTFLGAAELNHYAGWLRTIGEPVLRREWFLWLQRAVLLAALVLHVTAAVQLARRDRRARPVAYVHRQPSRATFAVRTMRWGGATLAVFVVWHILDFTVGAVNRDFVPGDPYHNLVADFRVWWVNLIYLVALAMLGLHIHHGFASAARTLGVTRPRRERAIRIFGSTTAVVVAGGYALVPVAIMTGLVH, from the coding sequence GTGGTGAACACCCTCGCCCCGCACCGGCGCTCCGCCGTCCGGCGCTTCTGGGCCTCGACGATCGGCAAGAAGGCCGTCATGGCGGTGACCGGCCTGCTCCTGCTCGCCTTCGTGTTCGCGCACATGGTCGGCAACCTCAAGACGTTCCTCGGCGCCGCCGAGCTCAACCACTACGCGGGCTGGCTGCGCACGATCGGCGAACCGGTGCTGCGCCGCGAGTGGTTCCTCTGGCTCCAGCGCGCGGTCCTGCTCGCCGCGCTGGTCCTGCACGTCACCGCGGCCGTGCAGCTGGCCCGGCGCGACCGCCGCGCCCGGCCGGTCGCTTACGTCCACCGGCAGCCGTCGCGCGCGACCTTCGCGGTGCGGACCATGCGCTGGGGCGGCGCGACGCTCGCGGTGTTCGTCGTCTGGCACATCCTCGACTTCACCGTCGGCGCGGTGAACCGGGACTTCGTCCCCGGCGACCCGTACCACAACCTCGTGGCGGATTTCCGGGTCTGGTGGGTCAACCTGATCTACCTGGTCGCCTTGGCCATGCTGGGCCTGCACATCCACCACGGCTTCGCGAGCGCCGCGCGCACGCTCGGCGTCACCCGCCCGCGGCGCGAGCGGGCGATCAGGATCTTCGGCAGCACGACGGCGGTCGTGGTCGCGGGCGGCTACGCCC